Below is a window of Solanum stenotomum isolate F172 chromosome 7, ASM1918654v1, whole genome shotgun sequence DNA.
GATGAATAGGTCTGGTCTTCTAAACTTTTGAACCAACGCCATAGCATCCATATAGCATCGTCGCATATCCCTGGGGCCTCCAATGAACGATCCTGGCAGTAATACCCTTTGTCCTACCTTGTCCCCTCTACTCTCGCCTGCCGTAACACTATCAACAATACCTTCGAGTATCTCCCTTCGATAATTTGATTTCTCTAATCTATAATATTCAAGTTTTGTTGTTTCTATTTTGATGTATATGTCCACAACAAACTGCTGCAACAATCTCCCGCACAGTAACAATATGGACTTGTCACTTGTTCGGACTTGTAGTTTATAGCAGTAGTACTCCCTGCAGGAAATCGAACCTTTTGTTTCGCGTCGTACACCTACATGTATTTAAAAGTACAAGTTATGGATTACTAATAATGGTAGTGGGAAATTCACGGACATAACTGGATAATGTAACGCTGACTTTTAGGGAAGCCAGTGTTTTTTCTATTCCATAAAGTAAAgtatcatatagttttttttttttctggtcaCTTGGAATAAGTAACTTTTCCATATTATCTTTATAgcatttgaattttattatttacaagGTGTAAGATGCTAGGCAAGtggatatatatttttgttggctatatgtgaaagtgcTTACCTTGTTCTTCATGGGCCAACATCTCTGCGGCATTGGTGAATGATGATCTACCTATCTGGTGACTTGGTAACGCCGCTCTTTGACTGTTTTTGATTGGCTTGCGACACTTTTGTATTCCTTGATGCCAACCTCCTTCTCCTTTAGGAAGTATTAGAGGATCTTGAAGCGGATCATAACATCCATAATAATGTTTGACTCGATGTTTATAACCTGAGTGTTCATGTACTGCAATATCTCGTTCGAACGGTATAATTGGATTGTTACCGTCTACCCAAATAGCTGCCACCTGATCCACTGATGGTTTGTTATACACCCTTTGGTCTAATGATGCATTTGCCGCTATGCGTATTTCCAAATTTTGAAAGCTTGTATGTTCTTTAAGCTGTGAGAAGAATTTTGCATATGGATTCATCTCCATTATGTTTCTTATTTTGATCATGACCTCCTCTGATAAGTTTGCATCTTCCAGTACCGACATTCTATTGGCTAATTCATGATCAGTATCATAGAAGTATAGTTGAAAGTACCGTGGTTTGTCATTGTTTGGGATTAATGATGGTAGATCATGATATATTTGTCCTTGTGCCTTGAAACTGTAAACTCCTTTCCTGGAAGATGCCAATTCCTTGTCGAGCTTAACTCCAAATGATGTAAAAGCAAAGATGCTATTATACGCGCGTATATTTTTCCTGAATAACTTAGCATCTTCTGAGTCAGACACAAATAATTCATAAAAGTCATCGGCCACTTCATTAGGTGCTAAACTGATACAGCCACCTCCGCAACAGAATGTTGGGGGTTCATATTGAAACCTCAGAGCATTGCAGTAGGTGCAATCTATTTCTTCTTCCAGTTTATGACTTGATGTTGTTGTCAAGTTGCA
It encodes the following:
- the LOC125870058 gene encoding uncharacterized protein LOC125870058, producing the protein MEVQQNKQPKTTAVKRKILTDVERALRQVQKFVASTNQIQDEHAHEPQVKKRKKSVKRIAISEVNDDGAVINCNLTTTSSHKLEEEIDCTYCNALRFQYEPPTFCCGGGCISLAPNEVADDFYELFVSDSEDAKLFRKNIRAYNSIFAFTSFGVKLDKELASSRKGVYSFKAQGQIYHDLPSLIPNNDKPRYFQLYFYDTDHELANRMSVLEDANLSEEVMIKIRNIMEMNPYAKFFSQLKEHTSFQNLEIRIAANASLDQRVYNKPSVDQVAAIWVDGNNPIIPFERDIAVHEHSGYKHRVKHYYGCYDPLQDPLILPKGEGGWHQGIQKCRKPIKNSQRAALPSHQIGRSSFTNAAEMLAHEEQGVRRETKGSISCREYYCYKLQVRTSDKSILLLCGRLLQQFVVDIYIKIETTKLEYYRLEKSNYRREILEGIVDSVTAGESRGDKVGQRVLLPGSFIGGPRDMRRCYMDAMALVQKFRRPDLFITMTCNPEWIEIQQALLPGQLPQDRPNLVTRVFRAKLQDLKDQIFKKEIFGTIAAHVFVVEFQKRGLPHIHLLLIFKEGNKIRSADEYDRYISAEILDSDTHPELSALVVRHMIHGPCGEKRKTSPCMKDGQCKFHYPRAFNNKTIQEKDGYPIYKRRNDGKTSEVREMKMNNQWVVPYNPYLLMRYNCHINVEAAKERGLLESDNSISECLREAVTFKMPSALRCLFATILARCNPTDVRCLWDTYYGDMSEDFQRSHSRTTDAPIQCTLKSINYYLESMGQSVDKYDIPQIKQQPLQTEPRECREIIEEMSVKVPAEDVVAQSKLNQEQA